The following are encoded in a window of Deinococcus sp. YIM 134068 genomic DNA:
- a CDS encoding SEFIR domain-containing protein, with amino-acid sequence MTAVSGDEGTPIKAFVSYAWTSEDHVARVRKLVDYLRHNGVDAILDQYALQPGMDTDRFMEQVAQQHVQKVIAICDATYVQKANSRTGGVGKEGTIMSQHVYDQLMTQGSPDEQRRRFVAVIFGFTDGKPQLPAMFGSSLYIDMSTDEKYDANIDRLLRFLLDQPELVAPPVGKVPAHLQGTPTAAPPTWARAQAFRRAVEEGRRVEPTLRAYLEELQAAVGALPPAVTDRQYDYPKVLEAAEAFLPVRNEFVELMDLAARHGALNADLLGDFFEEAVNGVVTQSETSSLNRATLTVTELVRAELMLYLTALCIRERQEDVLTALTDRTYFIEKHGTTQPDAFGAIYYVSDEFRNEFNRLRAQRYKSPEAEWLRERASFAKVDFARLQEADLILTVKSRLQRQASVQQTPTRYTSMWYAPTAIYWGRRDRFDLFVRFTSRRVLQRWLPYFGVTTAAELTVMIRAALGDAYARMTDGWGSLDHALNVEALGTLP; translated from the coding sequence CGGTGAGTGGGGACGAAGGGACGCCGATCAAGGCGTTTGTCAGCTACGCCTGGACGAGTGAGGACCATGTGGCCCGGGTGCGGAAGCTGGTGGACTATCTCCGCCACAACGGGGTCGACGCCATCCTCGACCAGTACGCGCTGCAGCCGGGCATGGACACGGACCGCTTCATGGAGCAGGTGGCCCAGCAGCACGTGCAGAAGGTCATCGCCATCTGCGACGCCACCTACGTGCAGAAGGCGAACAGCCGGACTGGCGGGGTGGGCAAGGAGGGCACCATCATGAGCCAGCACGTGTACGACCAGCTTATGACCCAGGGCTCACCGGACGAGCAGCGCCGGCGGTTCGTGGCGGTAATCTTCGGGTTCACAGACGGGAAGCCCCAGCTGCCCGCCATGTTCGGCAGCTCCCTGTACATCGACATGAGCACCGACGAGAAGTACGACGCGAACATCGACCGGCTGCTGCGCTTCCTGCTCGACCAGCCCGAACTGGTCGCCCCACCCGTGGGCAAGGTTCCCGCGCACCTGCAGGGAACGCCGACCGCCGCACCCCCGACCTGGGCGAGAGCACAGGCTTTCCGCCGGGCAGTGGAGGAGGGCCGCCGGGTGGAGCCAACGTTGCGGGCGTACCTGGAGGAACTGCAGGCCGCGGTGGGAGCACTTCCTCCCGCCGTCACCGACCGGCAGTACGACTATCCGAAGGTGCTGGAGGCCGCCGAGGCCTTCCTGCCTGTCCGGAACGAATTCGTCGAACTGATGGACTTGGCCGCCCGCCACGGCGCGCTGAACGCCGACCTCCTTGGAGACTTTTTCGAGGAGGCCGTGAATGGGGTGGTCACCCAGTCCGAGACCTCCAGCCTAAACCGCGCCACCCTGACCGTGACCGAACTGGTCAGGGCGGAGCTGATGCTGTATCTCACTGCACTCTGCATTCGCGAGCGGCAGGAGGACGTGCTCACCGCGCTGACCGACCGGACCTACTTCATTGAGAAACACGGCACGACTCAACCGGACGCGTTCGGGGCGATCTACTACGTCAGCGATGAATTTCGCAACGAATTCAATAGGCTGCGGGCGCAGCGCTACAAATCCCCGGAGGCGGAATGGCTCAGGGAGCGTGCCTCGTTCGCCAAGGTGGACTTTGCCCGCCTGCAGGAAGCGGACCTGATCCTGACCGTCAAGTCCAGACTGCAGCGCCAGGCCTCCGTTCAGCAGACCCCGACCCGCTACACCTCAATGTGGTATGCCCCGACGGCTATTTACTGGGGTCGGCGTGACCGGTTCGACCTCTTTGTCCGGTTCACAAGTCGCCGGGTGCTCCAACGTTGGCTGCCCTACTTCGGCGTGACAACTGCCGCGGAGCTGACGGTGATGATTCGGGCGGCGCTCGGCGACGCCTACGCCAGGATGACGGACGGGTGGGGGTCTCTGGATCATGCGTTGAATGTTGAGGCGCTCGGCACCCTGCCTTGA